A window of the Yersinia rochesterensis genome harbors these coding sequences:
- the argC gene encoding N-acetyl-gamma-glutamyl-phosphate reductase: MLNTLIVGASGYAGAELTAYLNRHPHMNITGLTVSAQSADAGKLLSDLHPQLKGIIDLPLQPLVDVALAAKGVDVVFLATAHEVSHDLAPQFLAAGCVVFDLSGAFRVQDAEFYSQYYGFEHQHADWLDKAVYGLAEWQAEKIKQAQLIAVPGCYPTASQLALKPLVDGDLLNEAQWPVINAVSGVSGAGRKASISNSFCEVSLQPYGLFNHRHQPEIVAHLGTPVIFTPHLGNFARGILATITCRLKAGVTAQDIAEAYHNAYQDKPLVRLYKQGVPALKAVVGLPFCDIGFSVQGEHLIIVATEDNLLKGAAAQAVQCMNIRFGFVETQSLL; the protein is encoded by the coding sequence ATGTTGAATACGCTAATTGTAGGTGCCAGTGGCTACGCCGGAGCAGAACTTACGGCTTACCTGAATCGTCACCCACATATGAACATAACCGGTTTAACGGTTTCAGCGCAAAGTGCAGATGCAGGGAAATTACTTTCTGATCTGCATCCGCAGCTAAAAGGCATTATTGATCTTCCGCTACAACCCTTGGTGGATGTGGCTCTGGCGGCAAAAGGCGTTGATGTTGTCTTCCTCGCCACCGCCCATGAAGTCAGCCATGATTTAGCGCCACAATTCCTGGCGGCGGGTTGTGTCGTATTCGATCTCTCCGGTGCATTCCGGGTTCAGGATGCGGAGTTTTACAGTCAATATTACGGTTTTGAGCATCAACATGCCGATTGGCTGGACAAAGCAGTCTATGGATTAGCTGAATGGCAGGCTGAAAAAATTAAGCAGGCCCAATTGATCGCGGTACCAGGCTGCTATCCCACCGCATCCCAACTGGCGCTTAAGCCGTTGGTCGATGGCGATTTACTCAATGAGGCGCAGTGGCCAGTGATTAACGCCGTCAGTGGTGTCAGTGGCGCGGGGCGTAAAGCCAGCATTAGCAACAGTTTCTGTGAAGTGAGTTTGCAGCCGTATGGTTTGTTTAATCATCGTCATCAGCCAGAAATTGTCGCCCACCTTGGCACTCCGGTCATTTTTACTCCGCATTTGGGGAATTTCGCCCGCGGTATTTTGGCAACCATTACCTGCCGCCTGAAAGCGGGTGTGACGGCACAAGATATCGCCGAGGCATACCACAATGCTTACCAAGATAAGCCCCTGGTTCGGCTTTATAAGCAAGGTGTGCCAGCACTGAAAGCGGTGGTCGGTTTACCTTTCTGTGATATCGGTTTTTCTGTGCAGGGCGAGCATTTAATTATTGTCGCGACAGAAGATAACCTGCTGAAAGGGGCTGCGGCGCAGGCCGTGCAATGCATGAATATACGTTTTGGTTTTGTGGAAACCCAATCCCTGTTGTAG
- the argH gene encoding argininosuccinate lyase, whose translation MALWGGRFSQAADQRFKQFNDSLRFDYRLAEQDIIGSVAWSKALVTVGVLTAAEQQQLEQALSVLLEEVQADPQAILASDAEDIHSWVETKLIDKVGDLGKKLHTGRSRNDQVATDLKLWCKFQITELKTAVQQLQQALVMTAEANQDAVMPGYTHLQRAQPVTFAHWCLAYAEMLARDESRLQDTLKRLDVSPLGSGALAGTAYAIDREQLAGWLGFASATRNSLDSVSDRDHVLELLSDASIGMVHLSRFAEDLIFFNSGEAAFVDLSDRVTSGSSLMPQKKNPDALELIRGKCGRVQGALTGMMMTLKGLPLAYNKDMQEDKEGLFDALDTWLDCLHMAALVLDGIQVKRPRCKEAAEQGYANATELADYLVAKGVPFREAHHIVGEAVVEAIRQGKALEALSLSDLQKFSAVIGDDVYPILSLQSCLDKRVAKGGVSPQQVASAIAEAKTRLF comes from the coding sequence ATGGCATTATGGGGCGGGCGGTTCAGTCAGGCGGCAGATCAGCGTTTTAAGCAATTTAATGACTCTCTGCGGTTTGATTACCGGCTGGCAGAGCAGGATATTATCGGTTCTGTTGCCTGGTCTAAAGCACTGGTCACGGTTGGCGTTTTAACGGCGGCTGAACAGCAACAACTTGAGCAGGCGCTCTCTGTTTTATTAGAGGAAGTTCAGGCCGATCCACAGGCCATTTTAGCCAGTGATGCTGAAGATATTCACAGCTGGGTAGAAACCAAGCTGATTGATAAAGTGGGCGATTTAGGTAAGAAACTGCACACCGGGCGCAGCCGTAACGACCAAGTGGCGACTGACCTGAAGTTGTGGTGCAAATTCCAGATAACCGAATTAAAAACGGCTGTGCAACAGTTGCAGCAAGCGCTGGTTATGACTGCCGAAGCCAATCAGGATGCAGTGATGCCGGGTTATACCCATTTACAGCGTGCTCAACCAGTCACCTTTGCCCACTGGTGCTTGGCTTATGCTGAAATGTTAGCCCGTGATGAAAGTCGGCTGCAAGATACCCTAAAACGCCTTGATGTCAGCCCGTTAGGCAGTGGCGCATTGGCGGGTACCGCCTATGCTATCGATCGCGAACAATTGGCGGGCTGGTTAGGTTTTGCCTCGGCGACTCGCAATAGTCTGGACAGTGTTTCTGACCGTGACCATGTGTTGGAATTACTGTCTGACGCCAGCATTGGTATGGTGCATTTGTCGCGTTTTGCCGAAGATTTGATCTTCTTCAACAGCGGCGAAGCGGCTTTTGTCGATTTATCTGACCGCGTAACCTCAGGTTCCTCTCTGATGCCGCAAAAGAAAAACCCCGATGCGCTGGAATTAATCCGTGGGAAATGTGGCCGAGTACAAGGCGCATTGACCGGGATGATGATGACGCTGAAAGGCTTGCCTCTGGCTTATAACAAAGACATGCAGGAAGACAAAGAAGGCCTGTTTGATGCACTCGATACTTGGCTCGACTGCTTGCATATGGCGGCGCTGGTGTTGGATGGCATTCAGGTAAAACGCCCGCGCTGTAAAGAAGCGGCTGAGCAAGGTTATGCCAATGCCACTGAATTAGCGGATTATCTGGTCGCCAAAGGTGTACCTTTCCGTGAAGCGCACCATATTGTCGGTGAGGCCGTGGTTGAGGCGATTCGTCAGGGGAAAGCATTAGAGGCTTTATCGCTGAGCGATTTGCAAAAATTCAGTGCCGTCATTGGCGATGATGTTTATCCGATTT
- the argB gene encoding acetylglutamate kinase, whose translation MNPLVIKLGGVLLDSEEALERLFTALVTYREKHERPLVIMHGGGCLVDDLMKKLALPVVKKNGLRVTPADQIDIITGALAGTANKTLLAWAVKHDINAVGLCLGDGHTVSVTPLEAELGHVGKAEAGSPALVQTLLAANYMPIISSIGITADGKLMNVNADQAATALAATLGADLILLSDVSGILDGKGQRIAEMTAQKAEQLIAQGIITDGMVVKVNAALDAARSLGRPVDIASWRHADQLPALFNGVPIGTRILA comes from the coding sequence ATGAATCCGTTGGTCATTAAATTAGGTGGCGTGTTGCTGGACAGCGAAGAAGCGCTGGAGCGCCTGTTTACTGCATTGGTGACCTATCGCGAGAAGCATGAGCGCCCGCTGGTGATTATGCACGGCGGTGGTTGTCTGGTTGATGATTTGATGAAAAAACTCGCGTTGCCGGTGGTGAAGAAAAACGGCCTGCGTGTGACTCCAGCTGATCAAATTGACATTATTACGGGTGCATTAGCGGGTACTGCCAACAAAACATTGCTGGCTTGGGCGGTGAAGCATGACATCAATGCTGTTGGCTTATGCTTGGGCGATGGCCATACCGTGTCGGTCACTCCGCTGGAGGCAGAACTCGGTCATGTGGGTAAAGCCGAAGCTGGCTCACCGGCTTTAGTGCAAACCTTACTGGCCGCGAATTACATGCCAATCATCAGCTCTATTGGTATTACTGCTGATGGCAAATTGATGAATGTCAATGCCGATCAAGCTGCAACAGCTTTGGCCGCGACACTGGGAGCCGATTTGATTTTGCTGTCGGATGTCAGCGGGATTTTAGATGGCAAAGGCCAGCGTATTGCTGAAATGACGGCACAAAAAGCTGAGCAATTGATTGCTCAGGGCATCATTACTGATGGTATGGTGGTTAAAGTGAATGCAGCGCTTGATGCGGCTCGCTCATTGGGTCGTCCGGTGGATATCGCCAGTTGGCGTCATGCCGACCAACTACCAGCATTGTTTAATGGGGTGCCGATTGGCACGCGTATTTTGGCCTAA